A single Symbiobacterium thermophilum IAM 14863 DNA region contains:
- a CDS encoding DUF6431 domain-containing protein, with protein sequence MCILLPLGQNVQTYLRKYGTCGPDLPLHCPGCGGRMRRHGRYWRWVFTAHQKAYIPIYRWWCPGCRKTCAILPDFLKPYARFITLVREAVVRGRVRRGLPWSTLARRLSSPTVSWLSEKTLRRWLVRARALAGEWSQYLAERVLRFWPDTDLDALTPRREGPDATLHFLLDVGDWYRRQMGRRPEEHGGVFAALNRLGEGTASL encoded by the coding sequence ATGTGTATCTTACTTCCCCTGGGTCAGAACGTCCAGACCTATCTTCGCAAATATGGCACTTGCGGGCCGGACCTGCCCCTGCACTGCCCAGGCTGCGGTGGTCGAATGCGGCGGCATGGGCGGTACTGGCGCTGGGTCTTTACTGCACACCAGAAGGCATACATCCCGATTTACCGCTGGTGGTGCCCAGGGTGCCGTAAGACGTGCGCCATCTTGCCTGACTTTCTGAAACCGTACGCCCGATTCATCACGCTGGTGCGAGAAGCCGTGGTTCGCGGGCGGGTGCGGCGGGGGCTGCCCTGGAGCACCCTGGCCCGGCGACTGAGCAGCCCGACGGTCAGCTGGCTCTCGGAGAAGACGCTCAGACGCTGGCTTGTCAGGGCGAGAGCGCTGGCCGGAGAGTGGAGCCAGTACCTTGCCGAACGGGTTCTGCGCTTCTGGCCGGACACAGACCTCGATGCCCTCACCCCCCGGCGGGAAGGTCCGGACGCCACGCTCCACTTCCTGCTGGATGTGGGGGACTGGTACCGCCGTCAGATGGGGCGGCGGCCGGAGGAACACGGCGGAGTGTTTGCTGCGCTGAACCGGCTGGGTGAAGGCACGGCTTCCCTCTAG
- a CDS encoding DUF3024 domain-containing protein codes for MQPCYRLEFRTRGSSITLYESRPSWVPSIGRWLRIPMVQFRFDPEQGNWTLYKADPNRRWFAWDLVQPSPDLAELLRHVHVSAAGIIVG; via the coding sequence ATGCAACCTTGCTACCGGCTGGAGTTTCGCACCCGCGGCAGTTCAATCACGCTCTACGAAAGCCGCCCCTCCTGGGTACCGTCAATCGGACGATGGCTACGGATTCCCATGGTGCAGTTCCGATTCGACCCAGAGCAGGGCAACTGGACGCTGTACAAGGCAGATCCTAACCGACGCTGGTTTGCATGGGATCTGGTCCAACCCTCACCAGACCTGGCCGAGCTTCTTAGGCACGTGCATGTCAGCGCCGCAGGGATTATCGTCGGTTGA
- a CDS encoding 3'-5' exonuclease encodes MRYNLVVIDTETTGLEYDQHRIIQIGVVAIKEQRIVKTWESKLRLIDGEVSAYAMQVNRLDPSDMRSEKYPHPKAVLRKLQEEFLRPGVLLGAHNLSFDLGFLQAEFARHGLPQWQGNFVDSMALGRALLPDLSASLESLARHFRVELTQHHDALADAVATAHVLLHLLDLAQQRGLDPLNLLIERQGRPIRYRPDNARVVTQEEILAELAKIQQQRAAATDTASARSASSGGLFSALRAAVRETVQKMAAPKYPLLPSPREALAYARDHQSGSRFVVRGVSGRDVEVVVKYHPIRSSHPQHRHKLQRYQIFYRHKGQLYPYANAHTEKHQMDGRTLYLWEYHDAYQALSEAALRQWLTKVLAGASQSIVG; translated from the coding sequence ATGCGCTATAATCTGGTCGTCATCGACACGGAAACAACAGGACTGGAGTATGACCAACACCGCATCATTCAGATCGGGGTCGTAGCCATCAAAGAACAACGCATTGTAAAGACATGGGAATCAAAGCTTCGCCTCATTGACGGAGAAGTGTCGGCGTATGCCATGCAGGTCAACAGGCTGGATCCCTCTGACATGCGTTCAGAGAAATACCCTCACCCCAAAGCGGTGCTTCGCAAACTTCAGGAAGAATTTCTTCGGCCCGGCGTTCTGCTCGGCGCACACAACCTGTCTTTTGATCTGGGCTTTCTTCAGGCCGAGTTTGCGCGCCACGGTCTGCCCCAATGGCAGGGGAATTTTGTCGATTCCATGGCCCTGGGCCGTGCATTGCTTCCCGATCTTTCGGCCAGTTTGGAAAGCCTTGCCCGGCATTTCCGGGTGGAACTGACCCAGCACCACGACGCACTGGCCGATGCGGTGGCAACGGCCCACGTGCTTCTTCACCTGCTGGATCTGGCCCAGCAACGGGGGCTGGATCCGCTAAACCTCCTCATCGAGCGGCAAGGCCGTCCCATCCGCTACCGCCCGGACAACGCCCGTGTGGTGACGCAGGAAGAGATCTTGGCAGAGCTAGCCAAGATTCAACAGCAAAGGGCCGCTGCGACTGACACCGCATCGGCCCGATCTGCTTCGTCAGGCGGGTTGTTCAGTGCTTTACGCGCCGCCGTCAGGGAAACGGTACAGAAGATGGCCGCGCCGAAGTACCCGCTTCTGCCCTCGCCGCGGGAGGCCCTCGCCTATGCTCGTGATCACCAGTCCGGTTCCCGCTTTGTGGTGCGCGGCGTAAGCGGCCGAGATGTCGAGGTGGTGGTGAAGTACCATCCGATTCGCAGTTCCCATCCGCAGCACCGCCACAAGCTTCAGCGCTATCAAATCTTCTATCGGCACAAGGGCCAGCTTTACCCATACGCCAATGCGCACACGGAAAAACACCAGATGGACGGCCGCACCCTCTATCTTTGGGAGTACCACGATGCCTATCAGGCCCTCAGTGAGGCCGCACTGCGCCAGTGGCTCACCAAGGTGCTGGCCGGCGCGTCGCAAAGCATCGTCGGCTGA
- a CDS encoding transposase, translating to MYSTPSLLLFRIAADLLGWSLRKTLNYAEQEAGAWLRKALGWEQVPHLSVVCRRLHGDDVRRLRTRLWRKLRRRSLRQGDLRVLTIDMTDLPVPLRRKDPDATWGATSKGKFFGYKLHLVISRTGFPLAFRVTPAAIHEMRPAVSLFAEVVKLADQKQKAELTYGVGDSAYDSENLYKFWADVCCGHFLCAPNRRGTPEGEEVRA from the coding sequence TTGTACTCGACCCCCTCGCTGCTCCTGTTCCGAATTGCAGCGGATTTGCTGGGCTGGTCGCTGCGCAAAACGCTCAACTATGCGGAACAGGAAGCGGGAGCATGGCTCCGTAAGGCCCTTGGCTGGGAGCAGGTGCCGCATCTGTCTGTGGTCTGCCGCCGCCTGCACGGCGATGACGTCCGGCGGCTGCGGACCCGCCTCTGGCGCAAGCTGCGCCGGCGCTCCCTGCGGCAAGGAGACCTTCGGGTCTTGACCATCGACATGACGGACTTACCCGTACCCCTCCGGAGGAAGGACCCGGACGCAACCTGGGGAGCGACCTCGAAGGGAAAGTTCTTTGGCTACAAGTTGCACCTGGTCATCAGCCGGACCGGTTTCCCGTTGGCCTTCCGGGTCACCCCGGCCGCCATCCATGAGATGAGGCCTGCAGTCTCGCTCTTTGCTGAGGTGGTCAAGCTGGCGGACCAGAAGCAAAAGGCCGAGTTGACCTACGGGGTGGGAGATAGCGCCTACGACAGCGAGAACCTGTACAAGTTCTGGGCGGATGTGTGTTGCGGGCACTTCCTGTGCGCTCCCAACCGGCGGGGCACGCCGGAGGGGGAAGAAGTGCGGGCGTAG
- a CDS encoding DDE-type integrase/transposase/recombinase → MDEQQRDEIAAFRWQLIAPVVAEDVTRLERRRILQQIARQHHQIPHSDKTRVSVCTLERWIAAYRQAGFDGLKPKVRDDARKGRVITPEILEHAIAARREVPERSVQQIIDTLEKAGVVPPGLLRRSTLSQHLVRAGYSRKAMLSRKRRATFRRFEAAHRNDCWQGDVCHLLNLPHPDRPDKTRKVYLIAFIDDYSRIVYGQMYWEEKLPRLEDCLKRTILRYGLPRRIYVDNGAIYSARHLARICGRLGIRLTHSRPYRPQGRGKIERFFLTVQKSFLPEAQQLIAAGQLATLEQLNELFWAWLEVAYHNRVHGVTKQTPRQRFESDTEPLRRIDPSALREVFLWEEERVVDQTGCFSLYRNQYEVDPALARRKVTLRYDPYDLSQIQVWHEGKRFADAVPLKLHRTRHRSVSPAPEPATAAPKTGLNFLTLAKKQHDTERRRRLGETAYTRLTQPKGGQN, encoded by the coding sequence ATGGACGAACAGCAGCGCGACGAGATTGCCGCTTTTCGGTGGCAGCTCATCGCACCGGTAGTGGCGGAGGATGTGACCCGGCTCGAACGGCGGCGGATTCTGCAGCAAATCGCCCGCCAGCACCACCAGATTCCGCACAGCGACAAGACCCGGGTCAGCGTTTGCACCTTGGAGCGTTGGATCGCCGCCTACCGGCAGGCCGGCTTCGACGGGCTGAAACCCAAGGTGCGGGACGACGCCCGCAAGGGCCGTGTCATCACACCGGAGATTCTGGAGCACGCCATCGCTGCCAGGCGGGAAGTGCCGGAGCGCAGCGTGCAGCAGATCATTGACACCCTGGAGAAGGCCGGCGTAGTTCCACCGGGGCTGCTCCGGCGATCCACCCTGTCGCAGCATCTGGTGCGGGCGGGCTACAGCCGCAAGGCTATGCTCAGCCGCAAGCGCAGGGCGACCTTCCGGCGCTTTGAAGCGGCCCACCGCAACGACTGCTGGCAGGGCGACGTGTGTCATCTCCTGAACCTGCCGCATCCGGACAGGCCCGACAAGACCCGCAAGGTCTACCTCATCGCCTTCATCGACGACTACAGCCGCATCGTCTACGGGCAGATGTACTGGGAGGAGAAACTGCCCCGCCTGGAGGACTGCCTGAAACGCACCATCCTGCGCTACGGTCTCCCCCGGCGTATCTACGTGGACAACGGGGCGATCTATTCCGCCCGGCACCTGGCGCGCATCTGCGGCCGGCTGGGCATCCGCCTCACCCATTCCCGGCCCTATCGGCCGCAAGGGCGAGGGAAGATCGAGCGTTTTTTCCTTACCGTACAGAAGAGCTTTCTGCCGGAGGCACAGCAACTCATCGCCGCCGGCCAGCTTGCGACCCTGGAGCAGCTCAACGAGCTGTTCTGGGCCTGGCTGGAGGTGGCGTACCACAACCGGGTGCACGGCGTGACCAAGCAGACGCCGCGGCAGCGGTTTGAGAGCGACACGGAGCCGCTGCGGCGAATTGACCCCAGTGCACTCCGTGAGGTCTTCCTCTGGGAGGAGGAGCGCGTGGTGGACCAGACGGGCTGCTTTTCGCTCTACCGCAACCAATACGAGGTCGACCCGGCCCTGGCCCGCCGGAAGGTCACGCTTCGCTACGACCCGTACGACCTCAGCCAGATCCAGGTCTGGCACGAGGGTAAGCGCTTTGCCGACGCCGTCCCGCTAAAGCTGCACCGTACCCGGCACCGGTCGGTATCCCCCGCACCCGAACCAGCTACAGCAGCACCGAAGACCGGCCTGAACTTCCTCACGCTGGCCAAGAAGCAGCATGACACCGAACGGCGGAGGCGGCTGGGTGAGACCGCCTACACCCGGCTGACGCAGCCGAAGGGGGGCCAGAACTGA
- a CDS encoding DUF6431 domain-containing protein has protein sequence MCILLPLGQNVQTYLRKYGTCGPDLPLHCPGCGDRMRRHGRYWRWVFTAHQKAYIPIYRWWCPGCRKTCAILPDFLKPYARFITLVREAVVRGRVRRGLPWSTLARRLSSPTVSWLSEKRGCRETHAMKRESLREQEPRKRFA, from the coding sequence ATGTGTATCTTACTTCCCCTGGGTCAGAACGTCCAGACCTATCTTCGCAAATATGGCACTTGCGGGCCGGACCTGCCCCTGCACTGCCCAGGTTGCGGTGATCGAATGCGGCGGCATGGGCGGTACTGGCGCTGGGTCTTTACTGCGCACCAGAAGGCGTACATCCCGATCTACCGCTGGTGGTGTCCAGGGTGCCGTAAGACGTGCGCCATCTTGCCTGACTTTCTGAAACCGTACGCCCGATTCATCACGCTGGTGCGAGAAGCCGTGGTTCGCGGGCGGGTGCGGCGGGGGCTGCCCTGGAGCACCCTGGCCCGGCGACTGAGCAGCCCGACGGTCAGCTGGCTCTCGGAGAAGAGGGGGTGTCGCGAAACTCATGCAATGAAGCGTGAGAGCTTGCGTGAACAAGAACCACGCAAACGGTTTGCGTAG
- a CDS encoding transposase encodes MQSHGTTPEVTAQAIKCTTRHGFLVALGWVAQRLNLVDVLNRHLRINQKTYTHTPVDKVVEALVAILGNCRYMKDLNFDPEPLVADPAVAQAWGQERFAHFSTVCATFSKLTEENVQQLSDALAEIQAPLLQQEVAAVAGPDRSGMVIVDIDLTGQKVRGETRQYTGTDFGYIQGQLARGYQIAAAFLTGKQQRFAIDGLLKSGKANSRSGACLLELIPRVEARIGRPLRRVEWVEACLAQQKVRVRQLHQALQTVSGKGSARRKQKLQSELQETVQVIRELNHRLRQYRQDNQTNPAPLRIVLRADSAFGTPEVIQRLLELGYEFTIKSYSGSNPAYKRLFDAVPAEGWVEVEKNRFASEAVAVPGPTLLAPYPVRLVAMRRWNTDGREVRSVILTTLQTEALTMTEVVKLYHGRQTIEAGFQEWKGTFHFGAPRLRKYEANAAFTQLVLFAFNLVRWAWRYLSTSSSKLAEAKSRLLVRVAARCRATIRCIGDTLRLVFSRGTPLAGAEITLNRAVSYQCTFSTPRMSSCSRET; translated from the coding sequence ATGCAGTCTCATGGTACGACGCCCGAAGTCACTGCGCAAGCCATCAAATGCACCACCCGGCATGGTTTTCTTGTCGCTCTTGGTTGGGTAGCGCAAAGGCTGAACCTGGTTGACGTGTTGAACCGGCACCTGCGGATCAATCAGAAGACCTACACCCATACGCCGGTCGACAAGGTAGTCGAGGCGTTGGTTGCCATTCTCGGCAACTGCCGCTACATGAAGGACCTGAACTTCGATCCCGAGCCGCTGGTCGCCGACCCTGCCGTAGCTCAAGCCTGGGGGCAGGAACGCTTTGCTCACTTCTCCACCGTCTGTGCGACCTTCAGCAAACTAACGGAGGAAAACGTTCAACAACTTTCCGATGCACTGGCGGAGATCCAGGCTCCCCTGCTTCAGCAGGAGGTTGCGGCGGTGGCTGGCCCAGACCGGTCCGGAATGGTCATCGTGGACATCGACCTCACCGGCCAGAAGGTCCGGGGAGAGACCAGGCAGTACACCGGTACCGACTTTGGCTACATCCAGGGGCAACTGGCCCGCGGCTATCAGATCGCAGCCGCCTTCCTCACTGGAAAGCAGCAGCGCTTTGCCATCGACGGCCTTCTCAAGTCCGGTAAGGCCAACAGCCGCTCTGGCGCCTGCCTGCTCGAACTGATCCCCAGGGTGGAAGCCCGGATCGGCCGCCCCCTGCGGCGGGTGGAATGGGTTGAAGCATGCCTGGCTCAGCAGAAGGTGCGGGTCCGGCAGTTGCATCAGGCATTACAGACGGTATCGGGCAAGGGCAGCGCCCGGCGGAAACAGAAACTGCAGTCCGAGTTACAGGAGACGGTCCAGGTCATCCGTGAACTGAACCATCGGCTCCGGCAGTACAGGCAGGACAATCAGACGAACCCGGCTCCCCTCCGGATCGTGCTGCGAGCCGACAGCGCCTTTGGCACGCCGGAGGTGATCCAGCGGCTGCTGGAGCTGGGATACGAGTTCACCATCAAGTCCTACTCCGGAAGCAATCCCGCCTACAAGCGCCTCTTCGACGCCGTGCCGGCGGAGGGCTGGGTTGAAGTCGAGAAGAACCGGTTTGCCTCCGAAGCCGTTGCTGTGCCTGGCCCAACGCTGCTCGCACCGTATCCGGTGCGGCTTGTCGCCATGCGCCGCTGGAATACGGATGGCCGGGAAGTCCGCAGCGTGATCCTGACCACGCTCCAAACCGAGGCGCTAACCATGACAGAGGTCGTGAAACTCTACCACGGACGCCAGACCATCGAAGCCGGATTCCAGGAGTGGAAGGGAACGTTTCACTTTGGTGCACCCCGGCTGCGCAAGTACGAGGCCAACGCCGCCTTTACGCAGCTCGTCCTGTTTGCCTTCAACCTGGTGCGTTGGGCCTGGCGCTATCTGAGCACCTCCTCGTCCAAACTGGCCGAGGCCAAGAGTCGACTCCTGGTACGGGTAGCGGCCCGGTGCCGGGCAACCATACGGTGTATTGGTGACACGCTGCGGCTGGTGTTCAGCCGGGGTACTCCCCTGGCTGGAGCGGAGATTACCCTGAACCGGGCCGTTTCTTACCAATGCACTTTTTCAACACCACGAATGTCGAGTTGTTCGCGTGAAACTTGA
- a CDS encoding ExeA family protein codes for MLAEFFGFRVLPFSKEIPTTDLFPCAQHQELLARLQYCVRHRAFGLITGEVGSGKTTAIRTLYDLLDRSRNPFVYIADSKLTPTAFYRDVLTQLGVAAPYHFLSREARRLFEQTILDGYRLHGLQPVIVLDEAHLLPHAMLQEVRFLLNFHLDSACPMTFLLVGQSELRGMLRLRTFEAIAQRVQVRYHLGPLSEEESVAYIRHHLRRTGVDHDIFSEQALQKIAAESRGLPRVINTLCTNCLLDACSREQRFVDEANVDRVLFELQDLQTAKGSSPW; via the coding sequence GTGCTGGCCGAGTTCTTTGGCTTTCGCGTCCTGCCCTTCAGCAAGGAGATCCCGACCACCGACCTGTTTCCGTGTGCACAGCACCAGGAGCTGCTGGCCAGGCTCCAGTACTGCGTGCGCCACCGGGCGTTCGGCCTCATCACCGGTGAGGTGGGATCCGGCAAGACCACTGCGATCCGTACCCTCTACGACCTGCTGGATCGCAGCCGGAATCCGTTTGTCTACATTGCCGACTCCAAGCTCACGCCCACGGCCTTTTACCGCGACGTGCTCACCCAGCTCGGTGTCGCCGCACCCTACCACTTCCTGAGCCGAGAGGCCCGCCGGCTGTTTGAGCAGACCATCCTGGACGGCTACCGGCTGCACGGGCTGCAGCCCGTCATCGTCTTGGACGAGGCCCATCTGCTGCCGCACGCCATGCTGCAGGAGGTGCGGTTCCTGCTCAACTTCCACCTGGATTCGGCCTGTCCCATGACCTTTCTGCTGGTGGGCCAGTCCGAACTGCGCGGCATGCTCCGCCTGCGCACCTTCGAAGCCATCGCCCAGCGCGTTCAGGTGCGGTACCATCTGGGGCCGCTGAGCGAGGAAGAAAGCGTCGCGTACATCCGGCACCATCTGCGCCGGACGGGTGTCGACCACGACATCTTCTCGGAACAGGCGCTGCAGAAGATCGCCGCCGAGTCCCGCGGGCTTCCCCGGGTCATTAACACACTCTGCACCAACTGCCTGCTGGACGCCTGCTCCCGTGAACAGCGCTTTGTGGACGAGGCCAATGTCGACCGGGTTCTGTTTGAGCTGCAGGATCTGCAGACCGCCAAGGGCAGCAGCCCGTGGTAA
- a CDS encoding S53 family peptidase yields MSVRRFLAALTAAVMLAVSGTPTLAGPKPAPTNGYWEPNNPAFAQVVPRIYGASQLPELNGYGQTIGIIGIYHDYAEDAKADLAKAIEVLDLAPMYGLPGTEPCTIENGPWPCFEVKLVESDPRKPPLFAGSCSIYYEMALDVQAAHKMAPGANIRLYLGETPDVFDLFYTLRRALEDDVLSVISLSFSTSEENILTNPYLGEEFLREYSEVLDRAKTLIVAASGDWGDRLEFPSTHPNVLAVGGTTFKQEDRSFTPWNPESERAWSTYEPGHLVGSAGGPSMVFARPSYQDGFHDLPFRTTPDIALNADGQPTFTSNHWIDAGATSVAAPMIAGVIARANQARTQMGLPKISHPAEIYALATGEGYRENFRDITQGLGACVSETCAAGPGYDFATGLGVPRIERFVPNAAGMTPIDIADLTVSAVTEESIQISFTTNVPTEGFICYTNAPERDNLALPLGSGMNKVCVSDGQFGTRHTVTISGLADNTRYSIWAGAKSAEYTRHVEVGNITTRPRLTEVGLTAADAVELEDGKTYHQMLEPHQNHYYRFSLNEGDKVDFRRTTTGQITFYLQDAETGKLVDLIGPSKHFDKPGSYIIRVSSYSDPVQYSLKADFTRADEVVPEPEPPTPTVPHYSLETALVLEDGKTYTYSIGQGESHYYKFETKPGDMLIFKRSGTGPITVYLMNARTGKILDTMGTLKSVKFEGAGTYAFWFVGNPTRPEYTFSVRFTHSGDKTEGIVMTVPADPESTAPIAEPDTDTPDEELAPPEAESVEVPEQDDSDSAVEPIVVTPIERPIPARGVEKSTALDLEFGKTYQVRMRAGETHSYRFVAQKGDTAGFTVSSDAPVSLYLLDASGRLLADVGANRIYAFTAEGEYKLQVVADQPLTYTLRVDIVRPAPKPVPPVKQLLPNPSDNLIPKPTPITR; encoded by the coding sequence GTGAGTGTACGGCGCTTTCTGGCAGCCCTGACCGCGGCCGTGATGCTGGCGGTCAGCGGCACCCCGACACTGGCTGGGCCGAAACCGGCTCCGACCAACGGTTACTGGGAACCCAACAACCCGGCGTTTGCCCAGGTAGTTCCCCGCATCTATGGGGCATCACAACTCCCCGAGCTGAACGGATACGGCCAGACCATCGGCATCATCGGGATCTACCACGATTATGCTGAGGATGCCAAGGCGGATCTGGCCAAGGCCATTGAGGTGCTGGATCTGGCCCCCATGTACGGCCTGCCGGGGACGGAACCCTGCACCATCGAAAACGGTCCCTGGCCTTGTTTTGAAGTGAAACTGGTGGAATCCGACCCGCGCAAGCCGCCGCTGTTTGCAGGGTCATGTTCGATCTACTATGAGATGGCCCTGGATGTCCAAGCGGCCCACAAGATGGCTCCGGGTGCCAACATCCGGCTATATCTGGGTGAAACCCCGGATGTCTTTGACCTTTTCTACACGCTCCGCCGTGCTCTAGAAGACGACGTTCTTTCGGTGATTTCGCTGAGTTTCTCGACCAGTGAGGAGAACATCCTCACCAATCCTTACCTTGGCGAGGAGTTCCTCCGGGAATACAGCGAGGTGCTGGATCGGGCCAAAACCCTGATCGTGGCTGCTTCCGGTGACTGGGGAGATCGCCTGGAATTCCCGTCCACCCACCCCAATGTGCTGGCGGTCGGTGGCACCACGTTCAAGCAGGAAGATCGTTCGTTCACGCCGTGGAACCCAGAGAGTGAACGGGCGTGGTCAACCTATGAACCGGGCCATTTGGTAGGTTCGGCCGGAGGGCCAAGCATGGTATTTGCCCGCCCCAGCTACCAAGATGGGTTCCATGATCTGCCGTTCCGTACCACTCCGGACATCGCCCTCAACGCCGATGGCCAACCCACGTTCACGTCCAACCACTGGATTGATGCCGGGGCCACCTCGGTTGCCGCACCGATGATCGCCGGAGTTATCGCCCGCGCCAACCAAGCCCGTACGCAGATGGGGCTGCCCAAGATCAGCCATCCGGCAGAAATCTACGCGCTGGCCACAGGAGAGGGGTATCGCGAGAACTTCCGCGACATCACACAGGGGCTTGGCGCATGCGTTTCGGAAACGTGTGCCGCCGGGCCGGGGTATGATTTTGCGACGGGGCTTGGCGTCCCGCGTATCGAGCGCTTTGTTCCGAATGCCGCCGGGATGACCCCCATCGACATCGCGGATCTCACCGTGTCGGCGGTAACAGAAGAGAGCATCCAGATTTCGTTCACAACAAACGTCCCCACAGAAGGGTTTATCTGCTATACCAATGCGCCCGAACGGGACAACCTCGCCCTGCCGCTGGGAAGCGGGATGAACAAGGTGTGCGTCAGTGACGGCCAGTTTGGCACCCGCCATACGGTCACCATCAGCGGTCTTGCGGACAACACCCGCTACTCGATCTGGGCCGGGGCGAAATCCGCAGAGTACACCCGCCACGTCGAAGTCGGCAACATCACCACCCGCCCGCGCCTGACCGAAGTGGGGCTGACCGCCGCAGATGCGGTGGAACTGGAAGACGGCAAGACCTATCATCAGATGCTGGAACCGCACCAGAACCACTACTACCGCTTCAGCTTGAACGAGGGCGACAAGGTGGATTTCCGCCGCACGACCACTGGGCAGATCACCTTCTACCTCCAAGATGCTGAAACAGGTAAGCTGGTGGATCTCATCGGGCCGTCCAAGCACTTTGATAAACCCGGAAGCTACATCATCCGGGTCAGCAGCTACAGCGATCCGGTGCAGTACTCCCTGAAAGCGGATTTCACACGGGCCGATGAAGTAGTGCCCGAACCCGAACCGCCCACCCCCACGGTGCCGCACTACTCGCTGGAAACGGCACTGGTGCTCGAAGACGGCAAGACCTACACCTACTCCATCGGCCAGGGCGAAAGCCACTACTACAAGTTCGAAACCAAGCCTGGCGATATGCTGATCTTCAAGCGGTCAGGTACCGGACCGATCACGGTCTACCTGATGAACGCCCGCACGGGCAAAATTCTGGACACCATGGGCACGCTGAAAAGCGTGAAGTTTGAAGGGGCAGGGACCTACGCGTTCTGGTTCGTCGGCAATCCCACCCGACCAGAGTACACCTTCTCGGTGCGCTTCACACACAGCGGCGACAAGACCGAAGGCATCGTCATGACGGTTCCGGCCGACCCGGAAAGCACGGCCCCCATCGCTGAACCGGATACGGATACGCCGGATGAAGAGCTTGCGCCCCCAGAAGCGGAATCCGTTGAAGTCCCCGAACAAGACGACAGTGATTCGGCCGTGGAACCCATTGTGGTCACCCCGATTGAGCGGCCCATCCCTGCGCGGGGAGTGGAGAAAAGCACCGCCCTGGATCTGGAGTTCGGCAAAACCTATCAGGTTCGGATGCGTGCGGGTGAGACGCACAGCTATCGGTTTGTAGCGCAGAAGGGAGATACAGCCGGATTTACGGTGAGCAGCGACGCCCCTGTGTCCCTTTACCTCTTGGATGCTTCCGGGCGGCTTCTGGCCGATGTTGGAGCCAACCGCATCTATGCATTCACCGCCGAGGGAGAGTACAAGCTTCAGGTGGTGGCCGACCAGCCGCTCACCTATACCCTGCGCGTGGATATCGTGCGTCCAGCACCGAAGCCTGTCCCACCCGTGAAGCAACTCCTGCCGAATCCCTCCGATAACCTGATACCCAAGCCCACTCCGATTACACGATAA
- a CDS encoding type I-E CRISPR-associated protein Cas6/Cse3/CasE, giving the protein MTDADRFRQTMTTGIGASRAYGCGLLSVARCAVEHAG; this is encoded by the coding sequence GTGACAGATGCCGATCGGTTCCGCCAGACCATGACGACAGGCATCGGGGCCAGTCGGGCCTACGGGTGCGGCTTGCTGTCCGTGGCCAGGTGTGCGGTCGAGCACGCGGGATAG